A region of the candidate division TA06 bacterium genome:
AAGCAGCATGTGGCTGGACACATGAAGAGTCGTCACCGGACGGCTCGCTCAGCGGACAAACAAGAGGGTTTGTCCTTGACATAACCTGTTTCATGGGAGGGCACGATGTTCAACCGAGATGAAAAGCTGTATTACGATGCTCTGAAGAGTGAGCAAAGGATGATCAAACCGACGATTCTATTCTGGAGGAGGCGCTTCGGTATTGAGTTGTCCGAGAAGGAAGCCAGAGAGGCTGTCCGAATAATTGCCGATCTCGTCTCCTTCGTAGCTAAGGTTGAACGACAACCATTCTGAGCAGCAGGTAAACACATGCGAGTCTGAAGAGTAGATTAAGGCAAATGAGTTTGGAATAGAAGAAGGAGGGCAGTATGCTTGGGAATCCGCGGGATTACTCGAAGCTGAGTAAGGAATGGGAAGACATAAGGCGGGAGAGGCAATTCATCAGGGCACAAATCATCTGCATGTTGAGAGCCCTCAAACGTAAGAACGATCCCAGCTTTGGTCCCCTCATAGAACGACCCGAAGAGATGCTTCGGTCCGTCATCGACCTGGAAAGAAGTGAAGGCCGCCAGATTGACAATGAACCCATGGGCGGTACACCAGAATGGATGTCCGGCGCAGAATCTCAACCCGAGCTGGCCGAACTTCTGGCGTTGTTAGAGACTGGAGGGGCTGAGATGATAGATGAGAAGGTAGATCCTCGGGACTGTAGATGGTTCGTGGACGTGCTCGAGGATAACTACACCGAATCTTCCGAGGATGGCGGCAGATCTGCAGTGGACGATGCACCCATAAGCGGAAGGTTCTACTCAAGAACCCGATGCAGCACAAGAGTCTTGACACAGATAAAAGACGGGTTTCTGCAGCTCAACAGTCCGATTTGTGCCTCCAAAACCTGGCGGAAGTCGGGCCTTCTCAACTTATGCGAGGAATGTCCGGCGAATGACATTCCTGTCAGAGAAAGGAGAATAGGACCTCCGCCCCGTAGCAATCTTGAATGTCCATTCGGGGGCAGGATCGAAAGCTCGATTTCAGTGATGAGGAGAGATGGTGTCTACCGAAGTACAAGAGAGGGGTGATTCTATCCTTTGAGGACGCTACCTTTTGATGTCTTCCACAACTGCAGGTTTGAGGATTTGAGGGTATTGGACGAAGAAGTCTATGATTTCAAGGTGGTTCACATCGAAGATATATTCACTCACTGGGGCGACCCGTCGGATCAAGATAAGCCTTCACGGCAAGACCTATGTGCCGAGCTCGCCCAAACCCCATTCCGAACACGCGCGTCGGCGGAGCACGGATGTGAAACCGCGGATCATGATGTCGTTGTCGCTCTCTTCTGTCTAATTGTTCCTGATTCTGAGCTGTTCCCGGTTCCAGAAAGGCTCTACGAGAGGTATCTATGATGCTTTCAGGGCAACATGGGTCTACAAGATGTTGCTCACCGAGGTTCTGCTTCCTTTGTGCTGAGTGTTCTCAACAAGAGTTGCTTGAACATCCAATGCGAGGGAGCAGAGATAGAAGGCAAGATTGTGGAAGTGGAGAATAAAGCCCAGCAGTCCATCTGGTATCGTTGGTTTCGAGAAGTACTTGTCTGCGAGGCGCTGGTTGAACACAGAAGAGGCGGACCTGCATTCAGTACGTCCGAGGGCAATGTTCGTGAAGGATCATCTCCGGGTCCATAGACTGGGCAGGTTCGTTACGTCCGTCGAAAGAGAAACGTCGGACTGGACTGCAGATAGAGGGTAGGGTCGGCAGGGCGATGGGCGGAAAGATTTTGAAAAACCCGGTGTATAGTATTAGTGGATAAAGAGAGGAGTCCCATGAAACTCGAAGAAGGTGCAAGGGTCTACTACGACGGAGACATGGCGAATCCTCCGGGTTTGGGAGTAATCGTCAGGATCTGCGAAGATGCCGGGTGGGGCATCTCCGTTGACATCCGGCTCGATGACGGACGCGAGTTCAACGTTCCGCGTTCTGCGTTCTCGCCGGAGTACAAAGGGGACGGCGGGACGCGGTTCGTCACCGAGGAGGCATACAGTGCCTGGAGAGAAGCGAGGATTGTGGAGTTCCGCAAGAGGACGAAGAAACAGAATCCCAAACGGCTAACCGTCATTCACCACGCCGGCTCTCACTTCACTGAGCCAGGGAACAGAGGCAGATGAGGGTAGCTCGATACGTCGAAGATACGGACGTTGCGAAAACCGCGCGGAACGAGCTGAAGCACTGTTCTCCGAGCTGCAAGTTCTCGCTCCGCACTCATCTATACACCTGCGGCAGCTCGATTGACGTGTCACGGATGGACGGACTGACGGTCAATGCCATCGGGACGGTGATCGGAAAGTCTCGCAGGACCGAGTTCGAGGGGATGCAGCACCTGCAGTGCTGGCACAATAACCAGTACCAAGGCGAGACCCTATACTGCGGGAATGGCTATGAACAGGCGATTCGAACCCACAGTTCGGATTCTCTGAGGAGAACAGCTATCGAGTGGGAGGCGAAGTGCGGGTTCGAGGCGCCAGAGCTCATAGAAGGGGAGTATGGTGTGTACCTCGACCCTGAAGATGACCCATACCTGCCGGAGTCCAGAGAGCATGCGTCTCAGGTGATAATGTAGCACACTTGCCAAAGGGCACTATAGATACGCCCCGGAAAGATTTTGAAAACTCAATGTATAGTATTATGGGGGTGAATAATGCCCGGAAGATTCCCCAATGATTGTGGACTCGGCACAGGTTATCGGATATGCAATGCAGTATGCTTATGTCCGAATCTACTCAGCTACCGTGACTTACATGCGTGGCTTTTCCCGTTGTGCCTGATTTGTGCCACTTCTCAACAGGATGTGGGATCTATTGCCTGTAGTGTATGACAGGATGGTTTCCAAGAGGAAGGGCCTGGAAACCGAGCCCTCAGGCTCAGTGCTGCCCGTAGAGACTCCCAAGAACGACCGTGACACACGAGCCGCCGCATGCACACAGTCCTGACCGCTAGCGACGACAGGACAGCAACAGGAGTAGTCTCCTCTCCAAAGGGGCGGCTACTTAGGACCTGCAAAACGGTTCTATCGACGAGAATCTGCCGTAGCAGGATTAGAAACATTCGCTCCTTGATTTGCTGTAACTCTGACCAAGGAGGTGAGTTCAAATGAGCCCTGTGGAACACCCCGTTGATGAATCAAACGATTCTTACAACCGGATACGGCAGAAATTCGTGGGGCTTCTGGAGGGACTGTCGGGGGCCCCGTCAGAGTGCCTGGGATGCCTGTTCTTGAACATAGGGGCGACACTCCACTCTCTCGGATCTTTGAGACTTGCACTGGAGGTTTGGACCAGAGCTTTGGAGTACTCTATCCAAGGTGAGAACAGAAAGAGAGAAGGCGAATGTCGATTCTACACTGGCATCGCCCTCTACGCCTTAGGACACACTAGAAGGGCGGTTATCCGTCTCCGTGAAGCATTGGAAGTCTTCCAAAGCATCTGCTATGAAGACGGTATTCGCTCATGCTACAAGACCTTGAGAACCATGCATTCCTCCTTGGGAGACCTTGACGAGGCTGACGAAGCGAATGACGAACCGGTGAAGTACATCTAGGTTCGTCTAAGGCTCACGGGAAGATAACCAAACTTCAGGAGGAAGTCTGGAACTGGGCAACCAAGGAAAAATCAAGAAAATCACATTCGACTCTTCGGCGATTTTGAAAAAGCTTGTGTATAGTAGAGAAAATGAGTCGATGTTGAGAACATTGGTGAAAAGACGGAGGAGTCTGAGACGGTTGACTGGACATGCAGTCCGGTGGTCCGAGGTGCGAATCTGTTGAT
Encoded here:
- a CDS encoding tetratricopeptide repeat protein, with the protein product MSPVEHPVDESNDSYNRIRQKFVGLLEGLSGAPSECLGCLFLNIGATLHSLGSLRLALEVWTRALEYSIQGENRKREGECRFYTGIALYALGHTRRAVIRLREALEVFQSICYEDGIRSCYKTLRTMHSSLGDLDEADEANDEPVKYI